The Pirellulales bacterium region GATCTTCCGATCGCCCGCATATCGGCGCATGCTCGGCGGGAGAAGTCGATTCGGCATGGGCATATTTCGACGCTGCATATTTGGTGGGCGCGGCGGCCGTTGGCGGCGTGTCGGGCGGTAATCTGCGCGGCGCTCTGGCCCGATCCGGCTGATGAGCTTTGCCCGCCGGCGTTTCGCGAGAAGGCGATCGAGGCGATCAAGCCGTTTGCCAGCCGCGTTTGTCCGCCGAAGATCAACGAAGAAGGCGCGGCACTCCGCGAGACTGCTTCGCCGGAGAGCCTCGGCCGATGGGAAGCGATCGCCGGGACTCTTACGCTTACGGCCGACCAGCCGGCGGACATGCAAATCTTGCGGCTGGCGCTGCTCGATTTCATCGCTGACTTCGCGAATTGGGACAATTCTA contains the following coding sequences:
- a CDS encoding DUF1156 domain-containing protein, producing the protein MSSTPYPKRLIEVDLPIARISAHARREKSIRHGHISTLHIWWARRPLAACRAVICAALWPDPADELCPPAFREKAIEAIKPFASRVCPPKINEEGAALRETASPESLGRWEAIAGTLTLTADQPADMQILRLALLDFIADFANWDNSTVPAYLERV